One Stratiformator vulcanicus genomic window, TGATTTTACTCGTCGGTTTTCCCGCCCCGTGGCCGGCTTTCGTTTCGATCCGAATCAGCACGGGGGCATCGCCGGCATGAGTCGCTTGCAGGCGCGCGGCGAATTTGAAGCTGTGACCGGGCACCACGCGATCATCCGTGTCGGCCGTGGTGATCAAAGTGGCCGGGTAGCGCGTCCCTTCCTTCAAATTGTGATAGGGGGAGTAAGCCAGCAGGGCTTTAAAGTCTTCGGGGTCGTCCGGGGAGCCGTAGTCGTCGACCCAATAGCGCCCCGCCGTGAAGCGGTGGAACCGCAGCATGTCGAGCACCCCCACCGCAGGGAGGGCGGCCCCGAACAGTTCGGGTCGCTGGGTGATGGCCGCCCCCACGAGCAGCCCGCCATTGCTGCGGCCCTGAATCGCCAATCGTTCCGGCGTCGTATAACCCTCGTCGATCAGCCACTCGGCGCAGGCGAAAAAATCATCGAACACGTTCTGCTTTTGGCCCTTGGTGCCGGCACGATGCCACGGTTCGCCAAACTCCCCGCCGCCGCGCAAATTCGCCATGGCGTAAACGCCGCCGAGTTCCAACCACATCAACCGCGTAATCGAGAACCGCGGCATCAACGAAATCTCGAAGCCCCCGTAACCATAAAGTAACGTGGGGTGAGAGCCGTCGAGTTCGATGCCGCGCCGGTGTACGACGAACATCGGCACCCGAGTCCCATCTTCACTTTCACAAAATACCTGTCGCGACACGTAGTCGGTAGGTTCTATATCGATGTCCGATCGATTGAGCAACTCGCTCTCGCCCGTGTCGAAGTCATAACGATAAATGCTAGGCGGCGTGATCATCGACGAGAACGAATAAAAGGTCTCGTCGTCGGACTGACGGCCGCCGAAGCCTGCAGCCGTGCCGAGTCCATCGAGCTTAATTTCGTCGCTTGGGGTACCATCGACCTGATACAGCAGCACCTTGGACCGCACATTCTCCAGGTATTCGCAGATAAACTGACCCGCGACCAAATCCACACTTTCGAGGACCGAAGCCGCTTCGGGGACGATCTCGGTCCAGTCGACTTCGGGTTTTGATACATCGACAGAAATCAACCGCTTCCGCGGAGCGTCTTTCGTCGTGATGAAGTAGAATGTCGACTCCCGCGCGGCAACAAAGCTGTACTCAAGATCGAAACTGTCGATGAGTCTGCGGAAGCCAAAATCTGGCGCAGCCTCGTCGCCCGAATTAAGGTCTTTGTAGTAAACGCGATAGCCGTGGTCGGTCCCCTCGAAGATCGTGAGGATGAGATATCGGCCGTCCTCGGTCACGTCACTGTAAAAGCCCCATGTCGGCTCATCAGGGCGTTCGTAGATGAGAACGTCGTCGCTTTGTGGCGTCCCAACTTTGTGAAAAAACACTTTTTGATTCAGGTTTAAGTCCTGAAACGCGGCTTCCTCATCGGGCTGCGGATAGCGAGAGTAATAGAAACCCGATCCGTCGGGCTTCCATGAGATGCCCGTAAATTTAATCCACTTAAGTTCCTCATCAAGCAGCGAACGATCTGCAATATTCATAATGCGATAGGTTCGCCAATCAGAGCCCGCTTCCTGCACGCCGTAGGCCACGTAGCGACCGTCATCGCTGAAGGCGGTTCCCGCGAGCGCGACGGTCCCGTCTTTTGACCACTCGTTCGGATCAATTAAGACCTCGGGCTTCTCATCGAGCGAATCCTGCACGTAGAGCACGTACTGATTTTGAAGCCCATTATTCTTGCGGAAATAATATCGTCCGCCGGCCTTGAACGGAGTGCCGAACTTTTCATAGTTCCAAAGCTCAGTCAGTCGCTCTCGAATTGGTTCCCGGCTTTCGATCTGCTCCAAATATTGAAACGTCACCTTGTTCTGAGCCTCGACCCACGCGGCAACCTCTTCGGACTCTCGCACGTCGGTCTCAAGCCAGCGAAAGGGGTCCGGGACGTCCCGCCCATGCAACCGGTCAACGACCTCAACCCTTTTCGTATCCGGATAATTAATCATGTTGTTGTCTTCAGCCGGGCAGTCCTGAATAAACAGCAGCCCCACGCCAATAAGGATAGTTAGGTTTGCGAAATAACGTTTACGAATGCAAAAACTCATTGCAATGACTCATATGACAATAAACTTACCCAAATCCAATTAGCCGACAGGTGCGAACCGCCGGACCACCTCTCGTGCCGATCTCAGCCCGTCGACCGCGGCGGTTACGATTCCGCCGGCATAGCCCGCCCCCTCACCGATCGGGTAGAGGCCGTCGATATCCGGACAGACGCGTGACCGCCGGTCACGGTCGATTCGAACCGGGCTACTCCCACGCATTTCAGGCCCCACGAGCACGGCGTCCTTAAGAAACTGGCCGCGCCATTTTTCATCCATCACGGGCAGGCCCGCTCGAACGGCATTCGCGATGACGGGTGGCAACACTTGTGACAACTCCAACGGCGTGGAGCCGCGGCGATAGGAACAGTCGATCGGGCTGCCGGTCGCCGGAGCGCGACTGTTGACGAAGTCGTCCGCCCGCTGAACCGGGACCTGATAATTTCGTCCGGCCAATTCAAAGGCAGCAGCCTCATATTGACGTTGGAGTTCAACCCCGGCGAGGGGATGACTCGCACCGAACTCGTGAGGTTCGAGCGTGACGACAAGGCCGCTGTTGGCCCATTCGGTATCGTGCCGGGAGTTGCTCATTCCATTGGTGCAGAAACGCCGCGGCTCCGAAACACTCGGAATGATCCATCCGCCTGCGCACATGCAAAACGTATAAAGATCTCGCCGGCCGTTCGCGACGAGCGAGTAATCGGCCGCGCCCAAAATATCGAGATAGCTCTCGCGCCCGTATTTGTGCTTATTCACGATCTCTTGCGGTTGCTCGATCCGCAGCCCCAATTGAAACGCTTTCGGCAGCAGCGGCACCCCGGCGGCGAGCAGCATCTCATAGGTGTCTCGGGCGCTATGTCCGATTCCGAGCAACAGTTGATTCGTTTTCACGTAACCGCCGCTGGTCATGGCGCCGCGGACCCGACCATCAACGATATCGAGGCCCTCCAGCGTCGTATCGAAGCGGTACTCGCCGCCCAAAGCTTCGATCTTGCGGCGAAAGTTCCGGCAGATCATCGGCAATTTGTTGCTGCCGAGGTGTGGCCGATGCTCGTAGGTCAGCGACTCGCGGCCGCCGCATTCGACGAACCGCTCCAGCACGTAATCGACATCGGCCCCGGTCACGCGGCACGTCAGCTTGCCATCGCTGAAGGCACCGGCCCCGCCTTCACCGAACAGGTAATTGTTCTCCGGTTCGAATTCGCCGCCGCCATCAAAAGCCCGAATGGCGGCGACACGTTCTTTGACGGGCCGCCCGCGTTCGATAATCAGCGGCCGATATCCCTTCCTGGCGAGATAATATCCGGCCAGGAGGCCGGCCGGACCCGATCCGACGATCAGTGGCCGATCGTCGGTCGGTTCCTGACCCGGATCAGGATCATCAAATTGCGGCGGTTCAAATGCCTGCACCGCTCCCCGCTGTGAGACGCGAAATTCCTCCGGTGCTTCGACGACCGCCGTGTAGACAAATCGCAAGTTCGACCGCTGCCGGGCATCCAGACTCTTTCTCACGATCCGCCAGCGCGGCAGATCGCCCGGAGCGCATCCGATCTGTTTGGCGAGAATCCTTGGGACAGACTCCTCGGGTTCTTCGACGGGCAGGGCGAGGTTCGGGACCTTGAGCATCGCAACGCATCTGAAAACGGAACAAGCCGGTTAAGACGGGACCAACAATCGCGTGCCGAATGCTACGCCTGAGCGGTCGCGGATAAAATGGCACCGCATCGACACCGGCCGACAAGTCTGTCGATCACTCTCGAAATGCCAATCGCGCTGCAGCGGCGATCGCCGCCGTTTCGGTCCGAAGAATATGCGATCCCAAGCGGATTTTCGTGGCCTCAAGCTCTTCGAACAACTTCAGTTCCTCGTCGCTGAACCCGCCCTCTGGGCCGATAAACGCGGTCGTCGTTGAAGTTTCTTTGATTCCGACAGGATCAGTCGATCCGTGCGGATCGAGCAACACGATTTGCTCTTCGGATGCCTGCTTCAGCAACTTCGGCAAGGCGATCGGTCGATCGATGACCATCAGTCGCGAGCGGCCCGACTGCTTGCAGGCGGCGATGACGTTCTGCCGGAGTCGTTCCAGTTTGCTGTCGCGCGGATCGACGACACTGCGTTCGGTAATCAGCGGGATCACGCGGGCCACCCCGAGTTCCGTCGCCTTTTCGATGAGCCAACGGAACCGATCTCCTTTCGGCGGGGCGACCGCCAGCGTCAGACGCGGTTCGGGTTGCTCGGTCAACTGAACCGACTCAACCAAAATTCTGACCGACTTCTTCGAAACGTCGGTGACATTTCCGAACGCCTCGCGGCCGGTGCCATCGAAGAGTTGAACAGTGCTACCGACGGTGCCGCGCATCACGGTGGCGAAATGCTGCGACTCGCCTTTGTCGAGCCGGATTTCCCCGACTTCCAACTGCTCCACAAAGAATCGTTCCGACACACTTGCTCCGCGCGCAGAGGATAAGCGTCTGATGACGCCCGCATTGTCTGCCGATAATAACATAAGCGCATTTCTTCGCCGCGCCGTTCGGCATCCCCATCTCGCAGCCGAGGCAGCCTGTGTATCGTCAGCATTGGTCCGTTCAAGGCTCTCCGTTCGCGGACCGGCCCGACCCCGACTGCTATTACGCCGGCTTCGGCCACGACGAAGCGATGTCGCGGGTTCTGTATTGCATTGAAGAGCAGCACGGCGTTGCGGTCATCACCGGAGCGGCCGGATGCGGAAAAAGTCTGCTCCTGACGATCTTGGAGCAAGGCCTCGGACGGACCCGCAGAACCGTCTGCCGGCTCGGCGCGATCGGCGAGGGCGGTTTGATCGATGATCTGACCCGTCGCCTTCTCCCCTCTGACGAAGACCGCAGCCATCGCCGCCTCTATGAGGAATTGGCAACGCGGAGCGAGGCTGCCATGCACACCGTCGTCCTGATCGACGACGTCGACCGCACTCCCAGTTTCGCCCGCGAAGCCAGTTCACTGATCAGGCTGCTCGAACAGTTCTCGGCGCGGATGACCGCTGTCGTGTCGGCAGCGAATGCGGAGGCGCTGCCGACTTCGCTGACCGCGGGTCGATTGAAAATCGAGGTCGGCCCATTGGCCGCGCACGAGATCGAACCTTACGTTCGACAGCAGCTTGGAGACGATGCGAACGGCGAAATCTTTACGCCGGAGGGCTATCGGGTGATCGCCGAACTTTCCGGTCGCGTCCCCCGGACAATCAACTCCCTGTGCGAACTTGCCCTGATCATCGGCGCCAATCGTCGGGCCTTAGCCATCGACGGCGAGATCGTCGAAGCCGCCGCGAAGGAACTGCGTTTATCGGTGACTAGTCACGAGTCGGCCAAACAACCCGCATCGCCGTCGCCCGTCAGCGAACAACGCCGGGTGTTCGTGAATTGACGTGCGCTCGGTCATCCTTATCCGCTTACTACGTGCGCGGCTTGTAGGTCCGCGGCTTGTTGGGCTCGATTAACCAGCCATTCGCGGTGCGGGGGTTCGCTCGCGGGTGGGCAACCAAATTGGCTCGACGCCCCGGGATTGGAACAGGTGCGCGAGGTGCAGGTGACACGTGAAGTACAGGACCTGCCGACCTTGCCGGGCGAACTCGATGATCGTCTCAGCGGCTGCTTCGGTCCGCTCCTGATCGAAATTGACGAACACGTCGTCGATCAGAACCGGTAGTTCGATCCCTTCGTCCGCGAGCGTCGCGACGAGCGCGAGTCGGATCGACAGGAAAATCTGCTCTCGCGTTCCGCCGCTGAGACAATCGAGCGACCACTCCTCACCGCGGTCATCGGTCACCAAAATATCTTTCGTGCCAATCGGCGATCGCAATTGGTGATACCGACCGCGTGTCATCTGCGACAGTAGATCAGAGGCCGCGGCCAGCACCGGCGGCTGACAGTTGCGCTCCAACTCACTGCGCATCGAGTTGAACGTCCGTTGGGCGAGGTTCGCGGCGAGGTAGTCTCCGGCGACTTGGTCGAGTTGATGCTCGACGCGGGCGAGCTCGTAGTCGACTTCGCTTCGGTCATCGGCCGAGGTGAGCGTTTCAAGTTCGCGACCGATCTCGCCCCGGCGTTCCCGGGCTTCTTCGATCTTTGTGGATAAGTCTTCGAGTTCCATCGTCAGCAATTCGATGGCTTCGCTATTCTCTTTGGAATCGAACCGCTCCAGGTCTTCTTCGACGATGGCCAGTTGCGGCTCGTCGGAAGCAGCCGCTTCCAATTCTGCCTCGGCGATCGTCAGGAACTCTTCGGCCTCCTGACGCCGTTCGGCCAGACGATAGAGATTTTCATATTCTTCGCGGGTTGCAACACCCGCTTTGGTCAGCAGGACCTGCCGCTGGCGGGAAACCTCTTTGGCCCGCGCTTCGCAATCGGCCGATTCGTCGGTCGCCCGGCGATATTCGTCGAGCAACGTCTGTCGCCGGTGAGCGTGATCGCGTGAGGAGGTCAGTTGTTCGGCCCAGCGATCGAGTACTTCGACCGGTCGAGTTCGATCCACATTCCAAAGATGCAATGCCCGTCCGACTCGTTCCAACTCTTTGCCGAATGACTGCAGAGTCGCGTCGAGCGATTGGTGGCGCGACTTGGCTTCGGTCCAATTTCGCAGGGCAGCGGCAGCCGCCGAAATCGTTCGGCAATGCTCGAATGCCTCAGACGACTCGAGTGTTTCGGGAATTCCGAGAGACGACAGCGTTTCGCACCACGTGCGGCGTTCATCGTCCGATTCCTGTTGAATCCGACGATATCGAGCGCGCGCTTCGGCGAGTTTGCGGCGGCTCGCCGTCACACGTTTTTGCAGTTCCGGCAGGCGTTCCAAATCGGCCAGCCGGCGGTGTTCGGCGCGGATCAGCCCGCCCAAGTCGATCGATGGGTCGTCGAGCGACTGCAACGAGCGGCCTTGGGGAGTTCGGAAGAATCGTTCGATTTCCATTCGCAGTTCACGCTGCGAAACTTCTTCGCGACGCAAATCGTCATAGAGTCCGTCGGTCACTTTCCGCACGGCTTCTTCGTAGTGCAGCTTCATTTTGAACGCGAGGCCGCCGCAGGTGATGCCGAGCAGCATGTAGATCAGTCCGACGACCACGTTGGTGCTGAAACCAAAAATGGTCGTGCCGTTTTCTACGAACTGGGTGCTGATCCAAGCGATCAAACCCATCAGCACGAAGAAGGCACCTCCGGCAGTAAATAGGCCGAACACCCAGTACATCCAAGCCGGAATCTCCAGTTCGGCCGCGAGTCCCTCGACCTGATCGCGGATCGTGCGGGTCTTGAGCAGTACGCCGTTTTCTTTGCGCTGAAGGTCGGCCAGCGCTTCGAGAGCGTCGATTCGCTGCTTCGTGGCCTCGACGGCTTCGTCGGGACTGGTGGTGCCGAGCGATTTCAGTCGTTGTTCCAGCGAAGCCTCGCGCCGACCGACCCGTTCTCTGAGCCGTTTGTAACGTCGACGGTAACTCGTCAAATAAGTCACCGAGTTCGTATAGGCTTCCGAGGCCTCTGAGAGAGTGCTCAGGCTCAAAGCTTCGTTATCGAGGGCGGCGAGTCGATCTTCTCCCCACTGCCGGGGCGTCCCGACCCGAGCGACGTCGTAGCTGCTGCGGGCCTGCTTGAGGTCTTCGGCCGCGGCATCCCGCTTCTCCTGCGTGCTCGCGACCCAGCCGCGAAATCCGACCATCAGCCGAATCGTTTCGCCGTGTTTTTCGATCTCCGCATCACCCGACAATTTGTCGGCCTGTCGCTTCAGGTCAGCGGCCCGAGCCTTAAGTTCATCTCGATCACGCGTGAGCGTTTCCAGTTCTTTCGATAGCGCATCGAGTTGTCGAAGCCCGCCATCGGGAACGCCGGCGGAGCTCTTCAATCGATTCAGCTCATCGCGGTATTGGCGAACCTGCTTCCAAGGGCGGTAGACCTTGTCGAGGAAACGATGCCCGGACAATTCACTTCGGATTTCGCCCTGTCGTCGACGGTCACGCTCCAACGCGGCTTCGATCTGATCGCGCTCCGCCGTCAACCGCGCGTATTCCGTGCGCGAGTCGGTCCGCACGAACCGTCGTGACTGCAGGTCACGTTCCTGCTTCAGTAATTCAATCAGGCGTCCGGCCGGCTGGGAGCCCGGTGTGATGATCACACTGCGGGCACGCTCGGAAAGCGATGACGCGTCGATTAGGCGGCGACCCTGATCGCCGAGGGAAAGGCCGTAGATTCGATCGGCGAAATCGGCCTCTTCGAGCGTTGCCAGTTCTTGGAGTTCGTATAAATCGATCGCGAAGACGGCTTCGTAGACCTCGCGAGAGACATTCCCGAGAGACCGATCGAGCCAACCGGCGTCGTGTGATCGGCCGTGCTCGTCGGCGATCACGATTCGATCAAAACCGCTCGAAGCATCGGAGCGGCGGATCGTGTGAGTCGAGCCCCCGGTGCGGAGCCTGAGTTGTCCTGAGCCCGGTTCCGGATAGGGACGGCC contains:
- a CDS encoding prolyl oligopeptidase family serine peptidase — encoded protein: MSFCIRKRYFANLTILIGVGLLFIQDCPAEDNNMINYPDTKRVEVVDRLHGRDVPDPFRWLETDVRESEEVAAWVEAQNKVTFQYLEQIESREPIRERLTELWNYEKFGTPFKAGGRYYFRKNNGLQNQYVLYVQDSLDEKPEVLIDPNEWSKDGTVALAGTAFSDDGRYVAYGVQEAGSDWRTYRIMNIADRSLLDEELKWIKFTGISWKPDGSGFYYSRYPQPDEEAAFQDLNLNQKVFFHKVGTPQSDDVLIYERPDEPTWGFYSDVTEDGRYLILTIFEGTDHGYRVYYKDLNSGDEAAPDFGFRRLIDSFDLEYSFVAARESTFYFITTKDAPRKRLISVDVSKPEVDWTEIVPEAASVLESVDLVAGQFICEYLENVRSKVLLYQVDGTPSDEIKLDGLGTAAGFGGRQSDDETFYSFSSMITPPSIYRYDFDTGESELLNRSDIDIEPTDYVSRQVFCESEDGTRVPMFVVHRRGIELDGSHPTLLYGYGGFEISLMPRFSITRLMWLELGGVYAMANLRGGGEFGEPWHRAGTKGQKQNVFDDFFACAEWLIDEGYTTPERLAIQGRSNGGLLVGAAITQRPELFGAALPAVGVLDMLRFHRFTAGRYWVDDYGSPDDPEDFKALLAYSPYHNLKEGTRYPATLITTADTDDRVVPGHSFKFAARLQATHAGDAPVLIRIETKAGHGAGKPTSKIIEETADELAFLVDQFKMRLPSFED
- a CDS encoding NAD(P)/FAD-dependent oxidoreductase; amino-acid sequence: MLKVPNLALPVEEPEESVPRILAKQIGCAPGDLPRWRIVRKSLDARQRSNLRFVYTAVVEAPEEFRVSQRGAVQAFEPPQFDDPDPGQEPTDDRPLIVGSGPAGLLAGYYLARKGYRPLIIERGRPVKERVAAIRAFDGGGEFEPENNYLFGEGGAGAFSDGKLTCRVTGADVDYVLERFVECGGRESLTYEHRPHLGSNKLPMICRNFRRKIEALGGEYRFDTTLEGLDIVDGRVRGAMTSGGYVKTNQLLLGIGHSARDTYEMLLAAGVPLLPKAFQLGLRIEQPQEIVNKHKYGRESYLDILGAADYSLVANGRRDLYTFCMCAGGWIIPSVSEPRRFCTNGMSNSRHDTEWANSGLVVTLEPHEFGASHPLAGVELQRQYEAAAFELAGRNYQVPVQRADDFVNSRAPATGSPIDCSYRRGSTPLELSQVLPPVIANAVRAGLPVMDEKWRGQFLKDAVLVGPEMRGSSPVRIDRDRRSRVCPDIDGLYPIGEGAGYAGGIVTAAVDGLRSAREVVRRFAPVG
- a CDS encoding RsmE family RNA methyltransferase, with product MSERFFVEQLEVGEIRLDKGESQHFATVMRGTVGSTVQLFDGTGREAFGNVTDVSKKSVRILVESVQLTEQPEPRLTLAVAPPKGDRFRWLIEKATELGVARVIPLITERSVVDPRDSKLERLRQNVIAACKQSGRSRLMVIDRPIALPKLLKQASEEQIVLLDPHGSTDPVGIKETSTTTAFIGPEGGFSDEELKLFEELEATKIRLGSHILRTETAAIAAAARLAFRE
- a CDS encoding ExeA family protein, whose amino-acid sequence is MYRQHWSVQGSPFADRPDPDCYYAGFGHDEAMSRVLYCIEEQHGVAVITGAAGCGKSLLLTILEQGLGRTRRTVCRLGAIGEGGLIDDLTRRLLPSDEDRSHRRLYEELATRSEAAMHTVVLIDDVDRTPSFAREASSLIRLLEQFSARMTAVVSAANAEALPTSLTAGRLKIEVGPLAAHEIEPYVRQQLGDDANGEIFTPEGYRVIAELSGRVPRTINSLCELALIIGANRRALAIDGEIVEAAAKELRLSVTSHESAKQPASPSPVSEQRRVFVN
- a CDS encoding AAA family ATPase, which gives rise to MQLNNLDVEQYGAWSDLSLSLREGDVNVIYGPNEAGKTTLSRFVRGMLYGFPSADRRGRPYPEPGSGQLRLRTGGSTHTIRRSDASSGFDRIVIADEHGRSHDAGWLDRSLGNVSREVYEAVFAIDLYELQELATLEEADFADRIYGLSLGDQGRRLIDASSLSERARSVIITPGSQPAGRLIELLKQERDLQSRRFVRTDSRTEYARLTAERDQIEAALERDRRRQGEIRSELSGHRFLDKVYRPWKQVRQYRDELNRLKSSAGVPDGGLRQLDALSKELETLTRDRDELKARAADLKRQADKLSGDAEIEKHGETIRLMVGFRGWVASTQEKRDAAAEDLKQARSSYDVARVGTPRQWGEDRLAALDNEALSLSTLSEASEAYTNSVTYLTSYRRRYKRLRERVGRREASLEQRLKSLGTTSPDEAVEATKQRIDALEALADLQRKENGVLLKTRTIRDQVEGLAAELEIPAWMYWVFGLFTAGGAFFVLMGLIAWISTQFVENGTTIFGFSTNVVVGLIYMLLGITCGGLAFKMKLHYEEAVRKVTDGLYDDLRREEVSQRELRMEIERFFRTPQGRSLQSLDDPSIDLGGLIRAEHRRLADLERLPELQKRVTASRRKLAEARARYRRIQQESDDERRTWCETLSSLGIPETLESSEAFEHCRTISAAAAALRNWTEAKSRHQSLDATLQSFGKELERVGRALHLWNVDRTRPVEVLDRWAEQLTSSRDHAHRRQTLLDEYRRATDESADCEARAKEVSRQRQVLLTKAGVATREEYENLYRLAERRQEAEEFLTIAEAELEAAASDEPQLAIVEEDLERFDSKENSEAIELLTMELEDLSTKIEEARERRGEIGRELETLTSADDRSEVDYELARVEHQLDQVAGDYLAANLAQRTFNSMRSELERNCQPPVLAAASDLLSQMTRGRYHQLRSPIGTKDILVTDDRGEEWSLDCLSGGTREQIFLSIRLALVATLADEGIELPVLIDDVFVNFDQERTEAAAETIIEFARQGRQVLYFTCHLHLAHLFQSRGVEPIWLPTRERTPAPRMAG